One Nicotiana sylvestris chromosome 12, ASM39365v2, whole genome shotgun sequence genomic window carries:
- the LOC104241282 gene encoding cyclin-dependent kinase F-4-like, with the protein MERYKIIKEVGNGTFGSVWRALNKQTGEVVAIKKMKKKYYSWEECINLREVKSLRKMIHPNIVKLKEVIRENDILYFVFEYMECNLYHLMKDRPKLFLESEVRNWCFQIFQGLAYMHQRGYFHRDLKPENLLVSKDTIKIADFGLAREINSQPPYTEYVSTRWYRAPEVLLQSPIYGPAVDMWAMGAIMAELLTLRPLFPGSSEADEIYKICSVIGSPSKSEWAHGHELASSINYQFPQIAGVNLSLLLPSASEDAVNLITSLCSWDPCKRPTAVEVLQHRFFQSCFYIPPSLRSKAAVARTPPSAGMKGAMEQKTNRWSSGTITNSKPRSNFSPVKSQFSPGVQRKLQLNYQDATKNDKSLKGSIKQPAKYRPPARNAPVVGSAVKTRAVSDAAEKLANMSIGSARAPIKHPLPQPMKAGGLHPLPQPMKAGGLHGPRDVFLGRSQDIMPGRSYSRKIAG; encoded by the exons ATGGAAAG GTACAAGATAATTAAGGAAGTTGGTAATGGTACATTTGGGAGTGTGTGGCGAGCTTTGAATAAACAGACTGGTGAAGTG GTTGCaattaaaaaaatgaagaagaagtatTATTCATGGGAAGAATGCATAAACTTGAGAGAAGTCAAG TCATTGAGGAAAATGATCCATCCAAATATCGTTAAGCTCAAAGAAGTGATTAGGGAGAATGACATTTTGTACTTTGTGTTCGAATACATG GAGTGCAACTTATATCACCTTATGAAGGACAGGCCTAAGCTTTTCTTAGAATCAGAAGTGAGAAACTGGTGCTTCCAAATATTTCAAGGTCTTGCATACATGCATCAACGAGGATATTTTCATCGCGACCTTAAGCCAG AGAACTTGTTGGTTTCAAAAGATACAATAAAAATTGCTGATTTCGGTCTTGCTCGGGAGATCAATTCTCAGCCCCCATATACGGAATATGTCTCAACTCGCTG GTATCGTGCCCCTGAAGTTCTTCTACAGTCACCTATCTATGGTCCCGCTGTCG ATATGTGGGCAATGGGTGCAATAATGGCTGAGCTATTAACTCTTCGTCCTCTATTCCCGGGTTCAAG TGAAGCAGATGAGATCTACAAAATATGCAGTGTTATAGGTAGTCCATCAAAGAGTGAATGGGCTCATGGGCACGAACTTGCAAGTTCTATCAACTACCAGTTTCCGCAG ATCGCTGGTGTAAATCTTTCTTTGTTACTCCCATCTGCCAGTGAGGATGCAGTTAATCTAATCACT TCGCTTTGTTCGTGGGACCCTTGCAAGAGGCCAACAGCAGTTGAAGTTCTTCAGCACCGTTTCTTTCAG AGTTGCTTTTATATACCTCCATCACTACGTTCTAAGGCTGCTGTTGCTAGGACGCCTCcatctg CTGGAATGAAGGGTGCCATGGAGCAGAAAACCAATAGGTGGTCATCTGGTACAATAACCAACTCAAAACCTCGTAGCAACTTCTCTCCTGTCAAGTCGCAATTTAGCCCAG GTGTCCAAAGGAAGTTGCAACTGAATTATCAG GATGCAACGAAGAACGATAAATCCCTAAAAGGCTCTATTAAGCAGCCAGCAAAGTATCGTCCTCCTGCAAGGAATGCTCCTG TTGTTGGTTCTGCAGTGAAGACTCGTGCAGTCTCTGATGCTGCTGAGAAGCTTGCCAACATGAGCATTGGCTCTGCTAGGGCGCCTATAAAGCATCCATTGCCTCAGCCTATGAAGGCCGGAGGGTTGCATCCATTGCCTCAACCTATGAAGGCAGGAGGGTTGCATGGGCCGCGTGACGTGTTCCTGGGACGATCTCAAGATATTATGCCTGGAAGAAGCTATTCGAGGAAAATCGCAGGATGA